The segment GTCTATCGGAACAGCTTCATGTGCTATTCCTGGTCAAAATCCTTCAGCATTTCGGGAGAACGCATCGGTTACGTGGCGATCAATCCGTCGCTGCAGACGGACGACTGGGGCCTTCTTATCGGCTCGCTGGCGATGTGCAATCGATCCCTCGGATTTGTCAACGCGCCCGCCCTCATGCAGAAGGTGATTGCGGAATCCGTCGACGCTCGAGTCGACATCTCACACTACCGGGAGAAACGCGAGTTGCTTCGCCAGGCACTGGACGACGGGGGCTTCGAGTACGCAGACCCCGACGGCACGTTTTACTTCTTCGTCAGAACCCCCGAGGCAGAAGTTGATTTCATTGACCGGGCCCGAAAGCACTTGCTTCTGGTCGTCCCAGGCACAGACTTCGGCAGGCCGGGCTATTTTAGGATTTCCTACGCGGCGCCGCGCCCCACAATCGAACTCGCGTGCCGCAAACTTCTCGACATTGCAAAAGAAATCGCCGGAGAAAAAGTACCGGCATGACAACCCACATGACGGATAAAGCATTCGCCCACACAGACCCCACCGACCTTCATCCCGACATCGCCGAACTCAAACCCTTCTTGAACCCCACGGGTGTCGCCGTCATCGGCGCAACGGCAAGTCCGGAAAAACTCGGCTTCGGCCTCACCAGAAACCTGATCAACAGTGAGTACGGTGGAGGCATTCATCTTGTAAATCCCAAGGGAGGCGAGATTCTCGGTCGGCCCGTGTTCCCCGACATAGAGTCGGTACCCGATCCCGTAGACCTGGCCGTCGTGCTGGTGCCCGCCAGGTTCGTCGCCGAGACCATCGCCGACTGTGGCCGGAGAGGGATCAAGTCGATCATCATCGCTTCGGGTGGTTTCAAGGAGGTCGGCGAGGAAGGGCTCGAACTGGAACATGAAATCCTGAGGGTCGCACAAGAGTGGGGATGCCGTCTGATCGGTCCCAACTGCGTTGGGCTGATCCACACCCATGTCCCGCTCGATACCACGTTCCTTTCGCCACGCGAGATGAAGCCTGGGAGCGTCGCATTCGTGTCGCAGTCGGGTGCGATCTGCGCCGCCGTCGTGGACTGGTCGACCGGCCAGGGCTTCGGCCTGTCCGCGTTGATCAGCCTCGGTAACCAGGTGGACGTCACGGAGTCGGAGGCGCTCGAACTCGTTGCAGCCGATCCACATACGCGCGTCATTACCGTCTATCTGGAAGGTGTCTCGGATGGTCGCGCATTCGTACGCGAGATATCGCGTGTCTCACGCCACAAGCCGATCATCGCTCTCAAAGTGGGTCGCTCCGAGGCCGGAGGCAGGGCCGTTGCGTCGCACACGGGCGCGCTGGCAGGCCAGGACGCGGTATACGAGGCGGCCTTCCGTCGAAACGGTATCCTCCGCGCGCAGACCACCGAAGAGCTCTTTGCATGGGCCCGCGCACTCGCGAATTCTCCGCTGCCGCGAGGACGAAGAGTTGCCATCCTGACGAATGCCGGAGGTCCGGCTGTCGCTGCCATGGACGCCATTTCGGCGGAGGAACTGTTGCCGGCCGTGTTCAGCGAAAAGACACGCACTGCGTTGCAGGCACGACTTCATCCCGCGGCGAACACCCAAAATCCGGTTGACATGCTGGCAGCCGCCGGCCCCCGGGACTACGCGGAATGCCTGAGCATCATTATGCAGGACGATGGAGTGGATGGCGTCCTGGTTATCATGCCGCCACCGCCCATGTACGCCGCAGAGGATGTGGCATCGGCCATCATTCCGATCATTCGCCAGGGTGACAAACCTGTCCTCGTCGTTCCCATGGGCGAGGAACGAATCCGCGACGCAGTCCGCCGATTCCGCGCCGCCGGCGTCTCGGAATATCGTTTCCCGGAACGCGCCGTCACGGCCATGAGCGTGCTAGCAAAGCGTGCCGAGTTCCTCAGCAACGGCCACCTGAGAATTCTCGATTGTTCTCTCGATTCGAAAAGCATCGAGACCATTCTGGACGACAACAAATCGAACGAAGGCTTCCTCGATCTCACGACTGCGTCAGCGATCATTGCTGCGGCCGGCATACCAATCGCACGCACGCGTCCTGCCGACTCGTCCGAGGATGCCGTACGGATCGCGCTCGAAGAAGGTCTGCCCGTCGCCATGAAAATCAGCTCGCGTCACGTGGTGCACAAGTCGGACGTCGGCGGACTGGCTCTGAATCTGGCATCCGAAACCGACGTCTCGCGCGCATTTGCTGACCTGTCTACCGTGACCGCCGGCATCCCGCAGAATCAAAGTCAGATCTGCGTGCAGAAGATGGTACCCGGAGGCCTCGAACTGGTGGTCGGTGCGGTACGGGATCCGCAGTTCGGCCCCGTGGTCATGTTCGGAACGGGCGGTACCAACGTTGAATCAATGAACGATGTCGTGTTCGGCCTCGCGCCCCTGTCGGAAGAGGATCTTGACGACATGTTCTCCTCCACGTACGGTGGAAAGCAGCTCATTGGACCCCGAAGCCTCTACCGTGGCGGACTCGACGGCGTGCGTGAGACACTCTGTCGACTGGGCCAGCTGATGGATGAGTACCCTGCCGTTGCGGAGATCGAGATCAATCCTCTTATCGTACCGCCCAAGTCGAACGAGGCCATAGCCGTCGACGCGCGGGTCAAGCTCCGGACCACAGAATGATGAAGCCGGCGGCCGGGGCTACTGGCCGTCGATCCATTCCATGATGATTCCGGCCAGCGTGGGATCGCTGTGTTCTGCAAACTCGTACTGCGCACGAAACACGGGTTTGTCGATCCTTACGACATGACTGAGGTCGATTGGCGTCGCGACGATGACCGCATCGACCGGCGCCGCGGCAATGGTCGCCTCAAGCTCATGGGTCTGCTCGTCACCGTATCCCATCGCGGGCAACACGGGTCCGACCGACGGGTACTTCTCGAACGTCTCGCGGATCGAACCGACAGCGAACGGCCTGGGGTCGACGATCTCCGACGCTCCATAGCGCTCGGCGGCGATCCACCCGGCCCCGTACGCCATCCCGCCGTGCGTAAGTGTTGGTCCGTCTTCAATGACGATGACGTTCTTGCCGCGCAGGTCCTCTCCGCTCTCAATATGAATCGGGCTCGCAGCCTCAACAATCTTCGCCGTCGGGTTGATCTTGCTCACCACGGCGCGCGCGCGTTCCGTTTCATCTTTTGAAGCGGTGTCAACCTTGTTGATCACCACGACGTCGGCCATTCGGGCCACGGCTTCTCCCGGGTGATACTGCTCCGCGTGTTCTGCTCGAAGCGCATCGGTCACGGCGATCATCAGATCCGGCTTGTAGAACGGCAGATCGTTGTTGCCGCCATCCCATATGATCACATCCGCCTCCTTCTCGGCTTCGCGCACAATCTTCTCGTAGTCCACGCCTGCATACACCACGCGACCGGCGACGATGTGAGCCTCGTATTCCTCGCGCTCCTCGATGGTCACGTCGTGCAGGTCGAGATCGTCGAGCGTTTCAAAGCGCTGCACGATCTGCTTCGCGAGATCTCCGTACGGCATCGGGTGCCGGATTACGACCGGCTTGCGCCCAAGCTTTGCGAGAGTAGCAGCGACATACCTGCTGGTCTGGCTCTTTCCTGCGCCGGTGCGAGTCGCGCAGATCGCCACAACGGGAACGCGAACCTGAATCGTCGTCCGGTTGGGCCCGAGGAACCAGTAGTCCGCGCCGGCCGCCAGGGCACGAGATCCAAGATGCATCACGTCGGCATGATTGAGATCGCTGTAGCTGAACACGACCGCATCTATTTCGTGATCGCGGATCAGGTCCTCCATGGACGACTCGGGTTCGATCGGAATTCCTTCGGGGTAAAGTTCGCCAGCGATCGCAGCCGGATACCGCCGATCCGTGATGTTGGGAATCTGCGTCGCCGTAAAGGCGATCACGTCGTACTCGGGGTTATCCCGAAAGAAGACATTGAAGTTGTGAAAATCCCGGCCGGCAGCGCCCAGGATGAGAATGCGGTGAGACATATGGATCCGGTGATGTGGGGTCGAGTGCAAAGCTGTGCTGAGTTTCGACTATGGCGCCGACATGTTCAAGTGCGGGACGCCGGGAACAGGGATCCCCTACGTCAGACTCGTGTCCTCCCGTACATCGCGAGACGAATGAGGCGTGAGAACGCCCGACGGATCTACTCGTACCGCATGGCATCGGACGCCGAGAGCCTGGCCGCCTTGCGCGCGGGGTAAGTGCCGAACACGAGGCCGACCAGGAGCGCCGCCGCAGCGGCAAGGAGAATCGACCACCAGGTGAAAGTCGTTTTCATCGGTGCTTCTGTGATCATCCGAATAATGGCCGTCACGCCAAACGATCCGACCACGCCCACGACAACGCCAGCCAGTGCACCGGCTCCGGTGATCGACACCGATTCGGCGAGGAATTGCACGAGTACGTCACTGTAGCGAGCGCCTGCCGCTTTGCGCACTCCGATCTCTCGCGTACGCTCGCTGACCGACGCCAGAAGGACGTTCATGATGCCGATGCCTCCAACCA is part of the Rhodothermales bacterium genome and harbors:
- a CDS encoding CoA-binding protein; translated protein: MTDKAFAHTDPTDLHPDIAELKPFLNPTGVAVIGATASPEKLGFGLTRNLINSEYGGGIHLVNPKGGEILGRPVFPDIESVPDPVDLAVVLVPARFVAETIADCGRRGIKSIIIASGGFKEVGEEGLELEHEILRVAQEWGCRLIGPNCVGLIHTHVPLDTTFLSPREMKPGSVAFVSQSGAICAAVVDWSTGQGFGLSALISLGNQVDVTESEALELVAADPHTRVITVYLEGVSDGRAFVREISRVSRHKPIIALKVGRSEAGGRAVASHTGALAGQDAVYEAAFRRNGILRAQTTEELFAWARALANSPLPRGRRVAILTNAGGPAVAAMDAISAEELLPAVFSEKTRTALQARLHPAANTQNPVDMLAAAGPRDYAECLSIIMQDDGVDGVLVIMPPPPMYAAEDVASAIIPIIRQGDKPVLVVPMGEERIRDAVRRFRAAGVSEYRFPERAVTAMSVLAKRAEFLSNGHLRILDCSLDSKSIETILDDNKSNEGFLDLTTASAIIAAAGIPIARTRPADSSEDAVRIALEEGLPVAMKISSRHVVHKSDVGGLALNLASETDVSRAFADLSTVTAGIPQNQSQICVQKMVPGGLELVVGAVRDPQFGPVVMFGTGGTNVESMNDVVFGLAPLSEEDLDDMFSSTYGGKQLIGPRSLYRGGLDGVRETLCRLGQLMDEYPAVAEIEINPLIVPPKSNEAIAVDARVKLRTTE
- a CDS encoding GTPase, whose protein sequence is MSHRILILGAAGRDFHNFNVFFRDNPEYDVIAFTATQIPNITDRRYPAAIAGELYPEGIPIEPESSMEDLIRDHEIDAVVFSYSDLNHADVMHLGSRALAAGADYWFLGPNRTTIQVRVPVVAICATRTGAGKSQTSRYVAATLAKLGRKPVVIRHPMPYGDLAKQIVQRFETLDDLDLHDVTIEEREEYEAHIVAGRVVYAGVDYEKIVREAEKEADVIIWDGGNNDLPFYKPDLMIAVTDALRAEHAEQYHPGEAVARMADVVVINKVDTASKDETERARAVVSKINPTAKIVEAASPIHIESGEDLRGKNVIVIEDGPTLTHGGMAYGAGWIAAERYGASEIVDPRPFAVGSIRETFEKYPSVGPVLPAMGYGDEQTHELEATIAAAPVDAVIVATPIDLSHVVRIDKPVFRAQYEFAEHSDPTLAGIIMEWIDGQ